GGGTATTGCTGTAGCTGTAGCTGTAGATGTTGGAGTAACTGTTGCTGTAGTTCCCCTTGCTTGTGTTGCTGTATCCAACGAATCCATCAGCACTTGTGTCGATAGAAATGGTGTCTGATCCAGATCCTGTTAGTAAGTCACTGCTGATTAGGCCTAGTGCGCGTTCTCCTCCTTTGACTGAGATCTCTGCGTTGTTGTCGCCGTTGCCTAAGTCGATCGTGCTGTTTTCACTGCCTAGGGCACTGCCAAAGCGCTGTATATTGGACTGCTTGTTTGTACTTTGACTGCTGTACTCATGGCTGCGATTCCAGGAGTTGTCCCATTGGCGTTCATTTTCACCCTGGCTTTGATGGTTGCCCCAAGACCAATAGCGATAGTTGTTCCGATTGGAATTCCACGAGCTTGATTCGCCGCTATTGCTTCCAATGTCGTAACCAGATGATGCGTAGTCGTAATCACTTGTGTGGCTATAGCCCCGCTCGCCATTGGCATTAATACTCAAGCTGAAGCTGTCATCGCCATTCCCGCTTTGCAGGCTTGTGTTTCTGAATCCAACCGCTTGGTTGCCCGCCACAACATTGACAATTTCTGTGTTATCACCACTGCCAAGGTCAATATTGGAATCGATTGATCCATACGAAACTCCCCCTGAGATATCAACGTGGCGGTTGCTATGGCTGCTCTTGTAGTGCCCTTTGTTGGCATATTCATGGTCGTAATCATATTTCGATTGGTATCCGTAGCTCGAGCTGTAGCTTCCATACCAGCCTCTATAGCCCCAGCTACTTGAGTGGCTGTGCTCGCCACTCCACTGATTTGAGCCGCTGTGGCTGTAGTCGTATCCCCCAGTTGATTGGCTATTCCATTCATTTTGTCTTCCATGAGCGATCACATTGATGCTCAGGTTGTCATCACCACTCCCAGTATTGATCTCTGTTGAGCCAATACCAGTTGCCGTCGCAGCGTTACCCCATCCCCAGTTGTTGTTGTTAGCAGAAGCATTGATGGAGATGGCATCGTCGCCAGATCCAGCATCAATGGTGGAATCGAGCGCACCAAATGCGCGGATATCGCCTTGGCCAGAGGCATTGGCGTTGATGAACAGTCGGTCGTTACCGCTGCCCAAGTCGATGGAGCTGTTTTCAGATCCGTAGGCAGGGTCGTAGCGACGTTGTGTTTGGAGGGTTGTGGCATTGAGGCTGACGACGTCATCGCCAGAGCTCACATCAATGGAGCTATCGCGAATGCCCCAGGCATTGGTGTTGGCACCTGAAGCAAAGGAATTGACGTAGACCGAGTCGTTGCCAGCGCCCGTGCTGATGGAAGAGTTGTTGTCAATACCCACAGAATCGGCATTGCCGCCTCCGCCCCACCACCAGCCACCACCATTGCTGGTTGCAGTTGTGTTGATGGAGATGAAATCCTCACCACTACCTGTAGTGATGTCTGATTTGTTGAGACCTTTGGCGTTGGCTGGATTTCCATTGCGGTTCCACCACCAGCCGCCGCCGTTAGCGCGAGCGTTGGCATTAATGGAGACTGCATTATCGCCAGAGCCGGCATCGATACTCGTGTCCTCTACCCCTGTGGCTTGCGAGTTACCGCCATTGCTGGACGCATTAACGGCGAGGAAGTCGTTACCAGAGCCAAGATCAACGTCGGCATTGGCTAGACCTTTAGCTGTGGCAGGGTCATTGCCGCCCCACCACCAGCCGTTGTTGCTGTTGGCAGAAGCGTTGATGGAAATAGCATCGTCGCCAGATCCAGCATCAATGGTGGAATCGAGCGCACCAAATGCGCGCATTTCGCCTTGGCCAGAGGCATTGGCGTTGATGAACAGTCGGTCGTTACCGCTGCCCAAGTCGATGGAGCTGTTTTCAGATCCGTAGGCAGGGTCGTAGCGACGTTGAGTTTGGCGGGTTGTGGCATTGAGGCTGACAACGTCATCCCCAGATCCAACATCAATGGAGCTATCACGAATGGCCCAGGCATTGGTGTTGGCACCTGAAGCAAAGGAATTGACGTAGACCGAGTCGTTGCCAGCGCCCGTGCTGATGGAAGAGTTGTTGTCAATACCCACAGAATCGGCATTGCCGCCTCCGCCCCACCACCAGCCACCACCATTGCTGGTTGCAGTTGTGTTGATGGAGATGAAATCCTCACCATCGCCGGTTGAAATCTCTGAATTGTCCAGGCCTTTGGCAGTAGCTGGATTGCCACCGCGGTTCCACCACCACCGGCCACCGCCATTGGCTTGAGCGTTGGCATTGATGTTGATGACATCGTTGCCTGATCCAGCGTCAATGCTGGAATCTTCTACAGCTGTGGCATTTGAGATGCCGCCATTGGTGGAGGCACTAACGGAGAGAAAGTCGTTACCAGAGCCAAGATCAACGTCGGAATTGTCCAGACCTTTGGCTGTGGCAGGGTCATTTCCTCCGCCCCACCACCACCAGCCGTTGTTGCTGTTGGCAGAAGCATTGATGGAAATAGCATCGTCGCCAGATCCAGCATCAATGGTGGAATCGAGCGCACCAAATGCGCGCATTTCGCCTTGGCCAGAGGCGTTGGCGTTGATGAACAGTCGGTCGTTACCGCTGCCTAAGTCGATAGAGCTGTTTTCTGAACCCCATGCAGGGTCGTAGCGACGTTGTGTTTGGCGGGTTGTGGCATTGAGGCTGACAACGTCATCCCCAGATCCAACATCAATGGAGCTATCACGAATGGCCCAGGCATTGGTGGCAGCGCCTGAAGCAAAGGAATTGACGTAGACCGAGTCGTTGCCAGCGCCCGTGCTGATGGAGGAGTTGTTGTCGATGCCAACAGAATCGGCATTGCCACCCCTACGCCACCACCAGCCACCGCCATTGCTGTTGGCATTGGCATTGATATTGATGACGTCGTTGCCAGAACCCGTTTGGATGCTGGTGTTGCTGATGCCGGTGGTGTTGCTCCTGCCGCTGTTCCACCACCAGCCACCATTGCTGTTGGAGGAAGCGTTGATATCGATGCGTGTGCCTAAATCACTCGTTGCAATGAAGGATGTATTGCGAAGCGCTGTGGTTGATCCCTGGCCCCCAGAGGAGTGGCTTTGGATATTGACGTACTGACCGGTAAAAGTCACCGATGCGTTGTTGATTGCAGTTGCAGAGCTCGAACCGCTCCAGCTCCATGCATTTGAGAAAACGTTGAGCCTGTCGCTATTAACGGATAGGCGTTGATTATTGACAGCGTTGGCATTGGAAGATCCACCTCTCCACCAGGAAGACCAGCCACCAGAAGAGCTTGAGCTGAAAGTAGTCGTCGACATTGGTGAATTCAGGGAATGTGGACTACTGGCTTTCTCGAAAAACCAGGGATTTGGGCGCTGTCCTTGCCTTGGGAAGAAGCTTCAACTACCACTCCCTCAAGCCGCCTCCCCCAAATGGGGGATATCTGAAAGATTGATGAGGGATGGATGAGAGATCCTTTTGGTGGCTCTCTCCCCTTGCTCCCGCCCACAATTGATGGAGGGAACTAATGGCTGGGCACAAGAAGTAGACCCATCTCGATTGACAAAATGAGCCTTTAGGTATTGATAGGTAGGTTGATTGCCTGCCTTTAGATGTTTGTTGGTGTTTGGCCGAGTTGATTGCTTGGGGCGATCAAGGCTCGACTAGGGCTGCATGAGTCCTGAGTGAGACGAGGGTGAGACTTTATCTCATGGGCGTGAGAATTTCCAGGAGGTTGGCAAGTGATTAGAAGATTTGATCAATGCAGGATATGCATAAATACTTACTGGCCTGTGGCAGCCTTGGATTTCAATTTTTTCTGACTAAATATAAACTTTAATTTTCCTGGAGCCCGAAAAATATCGGGCGAATTGGGACTGCCTGCTTGCTTTTCCTCTGGATAAATTATTTGTTTTTAGCTGCTTAGTCGGGCGTTCTGCCGTAGCTGCGCCAGCTGGTTACCCCCTGGGCGACATAGTCGCGTTGGCCGATTCCAAATTCTTTGCCCAGTCGTTGGTAGATCAATTGGGGCATGTCTTCTGGCAGCCTCAGTTCAAACTCACCGAGTTGTGCGTTTGCTGATCGCCAAAAGCTGTCTGCCCAGATAGCGCCTTCCACCAAGCGTTTTTCTTTTCCAGTCTGAAATTTAACTTCTCCCTTGGGAAGCCACACAAACGTTTTGAGCGCTTCTCCGTTGGGTGCTTCCCCGCTGATATCAATTCTTTGACTGGTCTTGGCTTTTGGTGTTCCCAAGATCATGAAATCAGCAGCGTGGTTGACATCAGTGGTGTCAATCCATGTTCTTGATCCAATCTTGAGGCTTCCATCGAGATAAAGGCGGACAGGCCCGGAATTCGAGATTTTGATCGAGCTATTGGGGTTTTTGCACTTGGAGTAGCCATTCAGGCTGGCAGATCCGGTGCCGCTGATATAAACGTGCCATGTGCCACTACTGTCCTGCCATGCGCCGCCAAGGTCGACGAGATCTTCCGGGATCCGGAAGTTCTTGCACGCTTTTAATTTTTTTTTGACGGCATCTCTGAATTTTTTGGTGCTGATGCCTTTAACCTGCTCTGGTGGCTCTTGTGTGTTTGGGAGCTCAATATCGCCAATGGTTGGCTCTGGTGGGTAGTCGCTATCCCATTTTCCTGAGACACAGTCAGCTTCTGTGCAAATAATCTCTGCTGCTTCTTGTGGCTCAGAACCTTTCATGACGGCCTTGCCGCCGCGATAATTTTGTATTCTGCTCAGAACAAAGATTCCAGGCCAAATAGAATCTTGACTGTTGGTATCGCCAGGAAGTGCATTGCATGCTTTGGCGATGATGCTCATGTCTTGATAGATCTTGGCGGAAGCCAGCAGCTTGTTGTTGCTTGATCTGATCTCACCTTCCATTTCGAAGCTGCCAACTCCGCCATAGAAGTTGTTTCCTTCAAATGAGTACTTGGATAGTTTGTATCTCCCTTCTGTGCCGTTGTTATAGGTGTTACTCGTTCCTTGAATGGTTGGATTCTCGATGGCATTAATGCGGCAGCCGCCAGTGGCAGCTCTGCTAATTGACCAGCTGCCATCACCGTTGTAAGGCTCAATTAGCCATTCAGGGTGATCTTCGTTGAGGCTTTCAATCAGAATATTGAGCCCTGCTTCAGCTGCTTCTTTGGCGCGGTCGGCCAGGCTTTGCCTGGTTCCATTGACATAACTGTTGTAAGAACGTATCGCTACTGCAATGGTTGTTGTGGCAGCAATGGCTGAAGCCATCAACACAATCACCATGGCTAAGCCTTGCTCATCGCGAAGACTGCATGGATGGCTTATTTGTTTTTTGTGTCTATTGAACAGCATTTATTGCTGCTCGCTTCAAGGTTTGTTTGTTGAGTTGTATTTAACAGCTAACATCTTTATCTGCTTCTGCATCTTTCTTCGTTGCGAAAAGCTGTTTGCCGATAGCCACCTTGCCGGTGTCGAAGTTGACGCATCCTGCAATGGCTTTGCCCGTGTCGACATTGCTTTTGCTGTGGGCAGTTGCAGTAACGGTCCAGATATTGTTAGTTGAGTTAAAGGACTGAGTGTAATTAAAATTGGTTGCGTCATCTATTGGTGTGCCATATGCGGAATTCATATTTGTATTCGTGCTTTCTGGATCTTCGTTGTCTTCTAGAAATTTTGCTTGCCCCTGTTTGAGCGTTGCTGAAATATTGGTCTTGGCT
This genomic window from Synechococcus sp. MIT S9220 contains:
- a CDS encoding calcium-binding protein, whose protein sequence is MTFTGQYVNIQSHSSGGQGSTTALRNTSFIATSDLGTRIDINASSNSNGGWWWNSGRSNTTGISNTSIQTGSGNDVININANANSNGGGWWWRRGGNADSVGIDNNSSISTGAGNDSVYVNSFASGAATNAWAIRDSSIDVGSGDDVVSLNATTRQTQRRYDPAWGSENSSIDLGSGNDRLFINANASGQGEMRAFGALDSTIDAGSGDDAISINASANSNNGWWWWGGGNDPATAKGLDNSDVDLGSGNDFLSVSASTNGGISNATAVEDSSIDAGSGNDVININANAQANGGGRWWWNRGGNPATAKGLDNSEISTGDGEDFISINTTATSNGGGWWWGGGGNADSVGIDNNSSISTGAGNDSVYVNSFASGANTNAWAIRDSSIDVGSGDDVVSLNATTRQTQRRYDPAYGSENSSIDLGSGNDRLFINANASGQGEMRAFGALDSTIDAGSGDDAISINASANSNNGWWWGGNDPATAKGLANADVDLGSGNDFLAVNASSNGGNSQATGVEDTSIDAGSGDNAVSINANARANGGGWWWNRNGNPANAKGLNKSDITTGSGEDFISINTTATSNGGGWWWGGGGNADSVGIDNNSSISTGAGNDSVYVNSFASGANTNAWGIRDSSIDVSSGDDVVSLNATTLQTQRRYDPAYGSENSSIDLGSGNDRLFINANASGQGDIRAFGALDSTIDAGSGDDAISINASANNNNWGWGNAATATGIGSTEINTGSGDDNLSINVIAHGRQNEWNSQSTGGYDYSHSGSNQWSGEHSHSSSWGYRGWYGSYSSSYGYQSKYDYDHEYANKGHYKSSHSNRHVDISGGVSYGSIDSNIDLGSGDNTEIVNVVAGNQAVGFRNTSLQSGNGDDSFSLSINANGERGYSHTSDYDYASSGYDIGSNSGESSSWNSNRNNYRYWSWGNHQSQGENERQWDNSWNRSHEYSSQSTNKQSNIQRFGSALGSENSTIDLGNGDNNAEISVKGGERALGLISSDLLTGSGSDTISIDTSADGFVGYSNTSKGNYSNSYSNIYSYSYSNTHEYTSSSARWYGYNQSSREGNYDYKSQGEYTNQGQSNWDNEYSRTYRFGVSIGAEDSSIDAGDGNNSINLQSVGGELAIALASSSITAGSGDDSLAIIGLAEGEDSYINRNKSSSTWNHDSWNSNKRSEEYSRSYTSAYYWYNRIEEYSRNHESESDGFSISRSRYNQNYEYSRIKRFGTAYGAQKSSINLGNGDNEASISANGGKRAEALSDSSLETGKGDDVISLSATALGESSLINKNEYLSEHSSVYSHKSEYSSQGEGLNQSRYGWGWWNQTSESSHSYNNKGNHNSQGNNQSLFIQDYENSLIQKLGSAIGANRSTIETGNGDDFLTIDAKGYTEAVGIKNSSIDLGKGDDVFTISSSAFGFSSYLRRNLGSYDYSYNYQSSGSRSGEYSNSYRYSYPWWSYGRSYSGSYDSQWKYGYGYASSGSWSDNEDSWLLNTGIAKGAVNSTINTGEGDDNVSITARASSSATAIEDSEVSTGDGDDLIEVESTAESSDEASDEGVAKGLVDTTLDAGADDDALLMEVTGETLAIGMENSTLNVGDSDDIIDVIVEATNEEDGEAIGLSGSTISSGGGDDSIYVEVWGESSAKAMVDSLIEAGDGDDYITIDGEIENSTIDAGDGDDVVDLYGTGDATVQGGAGEDELNGDEGNDTLLGGADNDILNGYTGNDTLKGGEGDDILDAGIGLDKLYGGDGEDTFILNLGEGYATIYDFVVGEDIVEFSDMGDITMEYKDKNSLFYSGTDYLGVANGVQLTRQEDETFA
- a CDS encoding type IV pilin protein yields the protein MTSSTSPMLAMRLIQRLKRKQARTPNGFTLVELLVVVAIVGILSAVALPNFLSQTDKAKATEAKTNISATLKQGQAKFLEDNEDPESTNTNMNSAYGTPIDDATNFNYTQSFNSTNNIWTVTATAHSKSNVDTGKAIAGCVNFDTGKVAIGKQLFATKKDAEADKDVSC